The genomic window TGCCCCCACAAATGAACGCAGAGTGTTAGCTCCAGCTATAGATTGCCGCAGTTTGGACGAATATATCGCCGACACCACCAGAGAAAAAATCAGAATTATAAACAAACTTTTTTAACCGCCCGCGATTATCTTCACAAAGAATTTAGAATCGTTGCGTATAATTTGTACAGGAATCTTCGTATTCTTGTAAAGGTTTTTCTCAAACCATTACAAACACTGTAGCCCAAACCCTTTAGCGATGCCCCGGATACTCGTCATCGACGACGACGCTGCCATCTCAGAATTAGTCACCATCAATTTAGAGATGGCTGGATACGATGTCAGCCAAGCCGAAGACGGCATTAAAGGTCAGGCACTGGCTTTGCAACTGCTGCCCGATTTGATTATGCTCGACCTGATGCTGCCCAAAGTAGATGGCTTTACCGTCTGCCAACGCCTGCGTCGGGATGAGCGCACAGCCGATATTCCAGTCTTAATGTTGACAGCTTTAAGCCAAACTTCAAATAAGGTAGACGGCTTTAATGCTGGTGCTGACGATTACCTGACTAAGCCCTTTGAAGTGCAAGAAATGCTGGCGCGGGTGCGGGCGTTACTGCGACGCACCGACCGTATACCTCAAGCCGCCAAACACGCCGAAATCTTGAGCTATGGCCCTTTGACGCTCGTACCGGAACGATTTGAGGCTATTTGGTTCAATCAGACTGTGAAACTGACCCACTTGGAGTTTGAGCTACTGCACTGCTTGCTCCAGCGTCACGGTCAAACTGTTTCTCCTAGCGAAATACTTAAGGAAGTTTGGGGCTATGACCCAGACGATGATATTGAAACGATCAGGGTTCACATCAGGCACTTGAGAACCAAACTCGAACCCGAACCGCGTCACCCGCGCCATATTAAAACAGTCTACGGTGCAGGCTACTGTCTGGAGTTACCCAGCAGCGAACAAATCACTGCCGACGTTGGTTAAAAGCCAAAAATAAAAAGGCAAAAGAAATACACAAGCTCCTTTCTTTTGCCCTCGTTCCCAGGCGGGAGCCTGGGATTGCTTTTTAGTTTTTACTTTTGTTAGGGAGCTAAAGCACTACCCCGCAGCAAGCTGCCGATGGTCTTAGCTGTAATCTTCAACTGAATCAAGGGATTAGCCGGGACAACGGTTTTGTAGAGATAGCTATCAAATGTCAGCTTCTGCACATCCTCGTCAGCGCACATCTCAACAAAGGCTTCCCTCGTGGCGTCTGAGCGATAGAAGACGGTTTGCAGGATATCCAGCACTTTGTAGGTGAGGCCGTACTTTTTATCCCAACGCTTCAGGTAAACTTTGAGATCCGCTTCTGTAGGAATGCGGGTTCCGCCATTGGAAAATTCCACAATGGTTTCCGCGCACATCCGAGCAGACTTGGCAGCAAAGTAAATTCCTTCGCCAGAAGATTTGGTAACAGTTCCGGCGGCGTCTCCCACTAGGGCGACTCTACCGACAACGCGGCGGGGTCTGGGATGTTCGGGAATTGGGTGAGCTTCTACTTTGATAATTTCGCCGCCCATTAGTTTCTTGGCAGCCCTAGCGCGGATACCCGCTTGCAACTGCTTGATGCTGGCTTGGTTGACGCGCATCGTACCAGTGCCAACGGCTACGTGGTCGTATTTGGGGAATACCCAGGCGTAGAAGTCGGTAGAAACGTCGTCACCGACGTACATTTCTGCCAAGTCGTTGTAGTAAGCCATTTTGTCTTCTGGCAGGCGAATGCGCTCTTGGAAAGCGATCGCGTAGTTGTAATCGCCAGCGTCTATGGCTTTAGCAACCCGAGAATTCGCGCCATCTGCCCCAATCACCAAATCAGCTTGCAGCGTTTTGGCGGTTCCTACAAGGCTACCATCCGAATGATCGGCATAGTGGATGGTGTAGGGGTCTTTATTATTGGTGGGGATTTCCAGTTTGTGAACTGTGCCATTAATCAGCTTTGCGCCTAATTTGGCAGCGCGATCGCGCATGAACCCGTCGAGAATTTCCCGGCGGCACATCCCGATATATTCATTGTCGTTGCGGATGTTGATATCAACTTCCACATTTGATGGTGAGATCATCTTCATTTTTCTCACCTGGCGGTCAATGATATGGGGAGGGAGGTCAAACTCACTCACCATACACAGCGGGATTGCACCCCCACACGGCTTTGCATTGTCTAACTTGCGTTCAAAAAGGTAAGTTTCAATACCGGCTTTTGCTAAAGTTTCGGCAGCTGAGGAGCCTGCCGGACCCGATCCAACAACAGCAACCCGTAGTGTCAAAGGTCCTCTCCCAATTATCTTACGGCTACAAGGTGTGATGTTATCACGGACTTCCCGTTCTCTTGACACCAATTTTCTGAGATGCAATAGACCTTAACACATGCATCCCTTAATCTCGGTTGCTGCGCTTGTAGCTGATATCGACAACCCCAGAAGTTTGCGATCGCTACCACGCAGCATGAACGCTCATTTCTTCGATTCAGCAATTAGGCAAATCGCCACTACATCTATTAGCGGCTATCAAAAGTACATTTCCCCCCGAAAAGGCTTTTCTTGCGCCCATAGGTTACTCTACAAGAGCGAATCGTGTTCTCACTATGTCAAACGCATTGTCGCAGAACAAGGATTAGCCGCAGCTCTCAAAGCATCCCGCCAACGGTTCCAAGATTGTCGAGAGGCTAACCAAATTTTGAGAGCCAGGTACAACAGATATACCTATGCCAGCCAGAACCGCGAAGAGGAGCAAGAACGAAACAAACTAAAGAAAAATAATACTCACTACTCTAACGATTGCAGTAATTGTTCTAGTGGAGATTGCGACGCTATCGCAGCTTGCTGCACAACAGATCCCGGAGATTGCGGTACGCCAGATTGCGGAGATTGCAATACTGGAATTGACTGTGGAACCATAGATTGCGGCTCTGGGCTAGATTGTGGAACCGTAGATTGCGGCTCTGGGCTAGATTGTGGAACCATAGATTGCGGGGGTTGCGGTTAGCACAAGTTTACTTAACATAAACGCATATTTCATGGTATAAAACTACAGTAAACTCGTAGGCTAACCGGAGATTGATTGCAGTACATAAACTTGTGGCTGTATTCAAACTATCGGTAGTCTTAGTTTTGTTGCAGTTAAATATCTTTGTAAGTTAACTACTAGAGAGGGCGTTGAAAGTGGGCATATTAGTTGAAAATGTATCCAAGGATTTCGGAAGCTTCAAAGCGGTTGACCAAGTTGACTTAGAGATTAAAAGTGGCTCTCTGGTAGCCTTATTAGGGCCATCGGGTTCGGGAAAATCGACCTTGTTGCGGCTGATTGCGGGTCTAGAGATGCCAGATAAGGGCAAAATCTGGCTTACGGGCAAGGATGCTACCTATCAGAGCGTTCAAGATCGCAATATCGGGTTTGTGTTTCAACACTATGCGCTGTTCAAACACCTGACAGTACGGAAGAATATTGCCTTTGGCTTAGAAATTCGCAAGACGCCGCCAGCGAGAGTGAAGGCAAGGGTAGAAGAATTGCTGGATTTAGTGCAGTTAACCGGGCTGGGCGATCGCTACCCGTCACAGCTATCCGGCGGTCAAAGACAGCGGGTTGCCCTCGCTAGAGCTTTGGCAGTAGCACCAGACGTTTTGCTTTTAGATGAACCCTTTGGCGCATTAGATGCCAAAGTCCGGAAAGACTTAAGATCGTGGTTGCGGCGCCTGCACGATGAAGTTCACGTTACTACAGTTTTTGTCACCCACGATCAAGAAGAGGCGATGGAAGTAGCTGATGAAATCGTGGTGATGAACAAAGGTCGTGTCGAACAAGTGGGGACGGCAGCACAAATTTATGACAACCCAGCCACAGCATTTGTAATGAGTTTCATTGGCCCCGTCAACGTGCTGCCAAGCACATCTCGCATTTTCCAAGAAAATGGATTTGATTCTGCTAATCCCGAAATTTTCCTGCGTCCTCAAGATGTTTTGGTAGACACGAAGCCAAACGGCAGCACGGTTCCTGCCAGAATCAGCCGCATAATTCATCTAGGTTGGGAGATTCAGGCAGAATTAACTTTGGAAGATGGTCAGGTGGTAAACGCACAGATCGCACGCGACAAGTTTGATGAGTTAAAGTTAGAGCCTCAACAGCGGGTTTATGTTAAGCCAAAGGATGCTAGATCTTTCCCGCTTTATTATGAAATCTAGCTTTTTTGTGGGGCCGGGAGCTTCCCGGTCCCACAAAAAAAGTTTTAAGCGTCCATCTTTTTTACGGTATAACTTCTTTGAACAGCAACTTCACCAATTTCATTGCTGTTAACTCGGTTAGATCTTCCTGCTTGACGCTGCTGGTGTTCAAGCATTGATTTATTGCTTGCGTTGGCTAATTCTTCGGGCGTGCATTTAAACAAACGAAGGGCTTCTAAGTATTTTTGAACAGTCATCGTTGGTGGAGTACGGCCTGCCTCCCAGTTCCGCACGCTTGTTTCACTTATTGCAAGCCTGAATGCAACTTCTATACGGCTCAACCCTGCACGCTTTCTCAGGGCTTGCATATCCATAGTTAAAAAACTCCCTTGCTAAAACTTAATAATGAGTTTAGCAAATTTATTGACAGGAAATATCCAAAGGAATAAAATTAAATTAATCAAATGACAAAGCGATCGCCTTCGGTCCTGCAAAACTAAGGCGATCGCTAATAAATAAACTAAAAAATCCCATTAATTGGGATAACAACGATCATGTTAACAAAAATAGAATTAATTAAGCAACATCAAAACTGCGAGTATCAAAGTTGCCCAAGCGCACCGAAAATTGTTATAGAGTCGGAGGTGCTGCCGGATTTAGCCAGGTTTGTGACAGCAGAAGCGATCGCCCTACACCTGGAACTAGATCTGCAACAAATTAAAGAAATACGTTGCTGGCGTTACGTGATGTTAGTTGTAGCGCAAGGCATCACCACATTTGTCAGTTACGCCGACATTCCACCAATTTTGGGAGTAGCAGCACCCACAGGTAAAGATATGCTTGTGTGGCGCAAGCGTTGGAAGCAACACGCGCAAAAAGCGCCGGAATTTTGGGTAAATTTTTACGCGGGTAAGTTTAGGCAATCTCGCACCGCAGCAGAAATGTACAGATGGGGACAACTGGTGAAGGCGATAAAATTTGGCTTGACCCAAGCCGCCGTGCAGTGCCTGAATAGCTTTTATGCGGCAGAGAAATATGCCTTTGGGCATTTTTGAGGGCTGGTGACAAATACAAGATATGCCTGATGGATCGGTTCCCTAGTTGGAAAATTTAATTGCCAGTCAGCCAGTCTCACCAGGAAATGCCGATCCACTATAGTGAGGATGCTTCGTCAGGCATATATTTGTATAGCTGCACTTCTTTGGAAACATCTCAACCTTATGAACTGGTTTCGCTTGTCCGTCAGCAAGTGGCGATCGCTTGTAAAATTCATCGGTTTGTTCTGTCTTTGCTTGGTT from Microcoleus sp. FACHB-831 includes these protein-coding regions:
- a CDS encoding TOBE-like domain-containing protein gives rise to the protein MGILVENVSKDFGSFKAVDQVDLEIKSGSLVALLGPSGSGKSTLLRLIAGLEMPDKGKIWLTGKDATYQSVQDRNIGFVFQHYALFKHLTVRKNIAFGLEIRKTPPARVKARVEELLDLVQLTGLGDRYPSQLSGGQRQRVALARALAVAPDVLLLDEPFGALDAKVRKDLRSWLRRLHDEVHVTTVFVTHDQEEAMEVADEIVVMNKGRVEQVGTAAQIYDNPATAFVMSFIGPVNVLPSTSRIFQENGFDSANPEIFLRPQDVLVDTKPNGSTVPARISRIIHLGWEIQAELTLEDGQVVNAQIARDKFDELKLEPQQRVYVKPKDARSFPLYYEI
- a CDS encoding response regulator transcription factor, with translation MPRILVIDDDAAISELVTINLEMAGYDVSQAEDGIKGQALALQLLPDLIMLDLMLPKVDGFTVCQRLRRDERTADIPVLMLTALSQTSNKVDGFNAGADDYLTKPFEVQEMLARVRALLRRTDRIPQAAKHAEILSYGPLTLVPERFEAIWFNQTVKLTHLEFELLHCLLQRHGQTVSPSEILKEVWGYDPDDDIETIRVHIRHLRTKLEPEPRHPRHIKTVYGAGYCLELPSSEQITADVG
- the chlP gene encoding geranylgeranyl reductase — protein: MTLRVAVVGSGPAGSSAAETLAKAGIETYLFERKLDNAKPCGGAIPLCMVSEFDLPPHIIDRQVRKMKMISPSNVEVDINIRNDNEYIGMCRREILDGFMRDRAAKLGAKLINGTVHKLEIPTNNKDPYTIHYADHSDGSLVGTAKTLQADLVIGADGANSRVAKAIDAGDYNYAIAFQERIRLPEDKMAYYNDLAEMYVGDDVSTDFYAWVFPKYDHVAVGTGTMRVNQASIKQLQAGIRARAAKKLMGGEIIKVEAHPIPEHPRPRRVVGRVALVGDAAGTVTKSSGEGIYFAAKSARMCAETIVEFSNGGTRIPTEADLKVYLKRWDKKYGLTYKVLDILQTVFYRSDATREAFVEMCADEDVQKLTFDSYLYKTVVPANPLIQLKITAKTIGSLLRGSALAP
- a CDS encoding DNA-binding transcriptional regulator, producing the protein MDMQALRKRAGLSRIEVAFRLAISETSVRNWEAGRTPPTMTVQKYLEALRLFKCTPEELANASNKSMLEHQQRQAGRSNRVNSNEIGEVAVQRSYTVKKMDA
- the yidD gene encoding membrane protein insertion efficiency factor YidD, with the protein product MHPLISVAALVADIDNPRSLRSLPRSMNAHFFDSAIRQIATTSISGYQKYISPRKGFSCAHRLLYKSESCSHYVKRIVAEQGLAAALKASRQRFQDCREANQILRARYNRYTYASQNREEEQERNKLKKNNTHYSNDCSNCSSGDCDAIAACCTTDPGDCGTPDCGDCNTGIDCGTIDCGSGLDCGTVDCGSGLDCGTIDCGGCG